A stretch of the Argentina anserina chromosome 6, drPotAnse1.1, whole genome shotgun sequence genome encodes the following:
- the LOC126800585 gene encoding uncharacterized protein LOC126800585, with the protein MRRHGVWRRRRVSAASVLMVVAMVAGIGLLILNLRAVDDDPATSHEFHAEIHDSVLDSDSDLESESGGGVRVESETLGGESKRESSTCATVEEMGKELEGGFWNESFRVRKLIQHHFELNGAPRVRNLSPEQFCQHGFVLGKSAEAGFGNEMYKILSGAALSVMLNRSLIIGQTRGKYPFGDYIAYSNLSFTMNEIKHLWRLNKCEKKYKRQLIMRTDDFEKPMKTNVLCSNWRKWKQPIIWFQGTNDAVATQFFLKNIHPEMSNAASNLFGKPEVLHSRPNVFGELMRVLISPSEDVEEAVNWVLGGVDPDISLHMRMLMNRSVRAAQAALNCIRKAMLNLGESPRPKVVIVSDTPSLIKNITPNISKIAEVIHFDYELFKGHISDGGKGLQSLEFRAKDWGPAPRWVAFVDFFLASRAKHAVVSGAHRRVGTTYAQLIAALAAANNLGDSPTGSNFSFFSSFQSDLLRDGLRFQTGWGHVWNRFAGPLSCHKQHNQCAFTPLLPPAWWDGLWQSPLRRDISRLADYGIQLTGLGTINETHLQSFCSTKKVVVKTIPYIL; encoded by the exons ATGAGGAGGCATGGTGTTTGGAGAAGGAGACGAGTTTCTGCAGCTTCAGTTCTGATGGTCGTTGCGATGGTTGCCGGAATCGGGTTGCTGATTCTCAACTTGCGGGCCGTCGATGATGATCCTGCAACGAGCCACGAATTCCATGCTGAAATCCACGACTCGGTTTTGGATTCAGATTCGGATTTAGAGTCTGAAAGCGGTGGTGGAGTTAGGGTTGAGTCGGAGACTTTGGGGGGCGAGAGTAAGAGAGAATCGAGCACGTGTGCTACGGTGGAAGAGATGGGCAAAGAGTTGGAAGGAGGGTTTTGGAACGAGAGTTTCAGAGTGAGGAAACTTATTCAGCATCACTTTGAATTGAATG GTGCTCCGAGGGTGCGGAATCTTTCTCCGGAACAGTTTTGCCAGCATGGTTTTGTGCTTGGTAAATCAGCAGAGGCAGGCTTTGGGAATGAAATGTACAAGATTTTGAGTGGCGCGGCGCTCAGTGTGATGCTAAACCGGTCGCTGATCATTGGCCAAACCAG GGGAAAATACCCTTTTGGGGATTACATTGCTTACTCCAATCTTTCGTTTACTATGAAtgaaatcaagcatttgtgGAGACTTAATAAATGTGAAAAGAAGTATAAAAGACAACTGATTATGAGGACTGATGACTTTGAGAAACCAATGAAGACAAATGTCCTGTGTAGCAATTGGAGGAAATGGAAGCAACCTATTATTTG GTTCCAAGGTACAAATGACGCTGTGGCAacccagtttttcttgaaaaatATACACCCTGAGATGAGCAATGCAGCATCTAATTTATTTGGAAAGCCCGAGGTTCTTCATTCACGGCCTAATGTATTTGGAGAGCTGATGAGAGTGCTTATATCTCCTTCTGAAGATGTTGAGGAAGCAGTCAATTGGGTTCTTGGTGGAGTGGATCCTGATATTTCTCTGCACATGCGAATGCTTATGAATAG GTCGGTGAGAGCTGCACAGGCGGCATTGAACTGCATCAGGAAAGCAATGCTCAATCTTGGTGAATCTCCAAGACCCAAGGTGGTCATAGTGTCGGATACTCCCTCTCttataaaaaatattacaCCGAATATAAGCAAGATTGCAGAG GTGATCCATTTTGATTACGAACTTTTCAAAGGACATATATCTGATGGCGGTAAGGGATTGCAAAGTTTAGAATTTAGAGCAAAAGATTGGGGCCCAGCACCCAGATGGGTGGCCTTTGTGGACTTCTTTCTTGCATCACGGGCAAAACATGCTGTTGTTTCTGGTGCTCACAGGCGTGTTGGGACTACATATGCTCAGTTAATCGCAGCATTGGCTGCAGCAAACAATCTAG GGGACAGTCCAACTGGTTCAAATTTTTCGTTCTTCAGCAGCTTTCAAAGTGATCTGTTGAGAGACGGGTTAAGATTCCAGACTGGTTGGGGACATGTGTGGAACAGATTCGCAGGTCCCCTCAGTTGTCATAAACAGCATAACCAATGTGCTTTCACACCACTTCTCCCTCCTGCATGGTGGGATGGTCTTTGGCAATCTCCACTAAGAAGGGATATCAGTAGGTTGGCAGACTACGGCATTCAGTTAACAGGTCTTGGCACCATTAATGAAACACATCTTCAGTCTTTTTGTAGCACGAAGAAAGTTGTTGTGAAAACTATTCCATACATATTGTAA
- the LOC126800593 gene encoding GDSL esterase/lipase At1g71250-like, whose amino-acid sequence MMTKMKEPLFPKTKGFFLVHHLLLLITGFMVLAYAELKEVSSFQTCRNNSAFFILGDSSVDCGDNTLFYPLIHSYLSLYSCNGSDGSTLIPHLLAEKMGMQNILPFYSQNGSISGIQRGLNFGSAHATIMNRGSQSYQSVNQQLRQVFDSMQLLQLQLSEGKALSFIKSSIFYLSFGKDDFIELFLLNASSPANQNSTGQEFAHILADQMIHVIRNLYDMNVRRIICMGILPLGCTPRVLLNQTNSEAHSNEEDDDDDVPRGCVEEINAQVLAYNRELREQISELHAELPDAQLVFCDVYQGLTKIINNPQQYGFEDAKSACCGLGMYGAEIGCLSKDMACDKEASHVWWDLYNPTKAVNSLLADSAWLGYPIPICRPISIQDFFTATV is encoded by the exons ATGATGACAAAAATGAAAGAACCCCTGTTTCCCAAAACTAAAGGGTTTTTTCTTGTTCATCATCTACTTTTATTGATCACAGGATTTATGGTTTTAGCTTATGCAGAACTGAAAGAGGTTTCGAGTTTTCAAACTTGTAGAAATAACTCTGCATTCTTCATACTGGGGGATTCTTCTGTTGATTGCGGAGACAACACACTGTTTTACCCTCTCATTCACAGTTACCTGTCCTTGTATTCGTGTAATGGTTCCGACGGCTCAACTCTTATTCCCCATCTTCTTG CTGAGAAGATGGGCATGCAAAACATCTTACCATTCTACAGCCAAAATGGATCCATTAGTGGAATACAAAGAGGCCTTAACTTCGGTTCAGCACACGCAACAATCATGAACCGAGGCAGCCAGAGTTATCAGTCAGTGAACCAGCAGCTCCGCCAAGTTTTTGATTCCATGCAACTATTACAACTCCAGCTTAGTGAGGGCAAAGCTCTCAGTTTCATCAAATCTTCCATCTTCTACCTCTCCTTTGGAAAAGATGACTTCATAGAGCTCTTCCTACTCAATGCCTCGAGTCCTGCAAACCAGAATAGTACTGGTCAAGAATTTGCGCACATTTTAGCGGATCAGATGATACATGTTATACGGAACCTTTATGACATGAACGTGAGGAGGATCATATGCATGGGGATATTGCCTTTGGGATGCACTCCGCGGGTGTTACTGAACCAAACCAATTCAGAGGCCCATTctaatgaagaagatgatgatgatgatgttccAAGGGGATGTGTAGAGGAGATCAATGCGCAGGTCTTGGCGTACAACAGAGAGCTTCGTGAGCAGATCTCCGAGCTTCATGCAGAGTTGCCTGATGCACAGCTTGTGTTTTGTGATGTTTACCAAGGACTTACTAAGATCATAAACAACCCACAACAATATG GATTTGAGGATGCAAAAAGTGCTTGTTGTGGACTTGGTATGTATGGAGCGGAAATTGGATGCCTTTCTAAGGATATGGCGTGTGACAAAGAAGCCAGTCATGTGTGGTGGGATTTATACAATCCTACAAAGGCAGTGAACTCGTTACTGGCTGATTCAGCCTGGTTGGGTTACCCTATTCCGATTTGTCGCCCTATAAGCATCCAGGACTTTTTTACTGCTACGGTTTGA
- the LOC126797488 gene encoding exocyst complex component EXO70B1-like, with translation MEKDEATNTPKTSGSTPKSLETPKAAAPESPAKNSNDQKEDSDNVNADLVEKDKDTADGDDSCPLEPVEIPDPHPTLEKLYEDIERCISSLPRPTEKDATDGSQQEANMDNASNEAKDTESEDVKDDKVEKEEEKGETDAKEEEEEKRDVKDENKEEDEKELGDKNVKDEKEAEKVDDGIVEKEKDPVPEELLLLINKFLTWIDDICCEGRSRWGKVPDDDDSFLDAVDQMAKMRESLLSLCSMGLKFEERHGGLINHLSGIQHRAMAYLEEEFRVLLEEYKTEPDHCTLGGADHNQNSNKDNAAGNKGKSDQDPSPESESTENLSGVVEFPGYSPEAVSNLNKIAKKMISTGYEYECCEVYIISRRHAFDDNLHKIGLQKHSIDDIQRMQWEALEREIGSWVKALKQCTAFYFSGERKLAESVFSEHPLVSSYLFSNLSRGVMIQLLNFAEGIGMAKRAAEKLFKTLDMYEAVKEVIPKMEELFPEACVKDVKTETTTVLARLGEAAICIFCDLENSIKAETGRNPVPGGAVHPLTRYTMNYLRYACEYKDTLELVFKEHAKIERTDSTSRPGSRDDYDAAETSLVISNDESPFSVQLARVMALLDSNLEAKSKLYKDVALSSIFMMNNGRYILQKIRGSPEINACMGDTWCRKRSSELRQYHKNYQRETWSRLLSFLSHEGLSNHGKVQKPVLKERFKSFNAMFDEIHRMQSTWVVSDEQLQSELRVSISAVVIPAYRSFLGRFAQVLDPGRQTEKYIKFQPEDIETYIDELFDGNPNSSIFNRKRP, from the coding sequence ATGGAGAAGGATGAGGCTACCAATACCCCGAAAACATCAGGGAGTACTCCAAAGTCTTTAGAGACACCGAAGGCAGCAGCACCGGAGTCACCTGCAAAGAATAGCAATGATCAAAAGGAAGACTCCGACAATGTTAATGCTGATCTGGTTGAGAAAGATAAGGACACTGCCGATGGTGATGACAGTTGTCCACTTGAGCCGGTTGAGATACCGGATCCCCACCCCACCCTCGAGAAGCTTTATGAAGACATTGAGCGATGCATCTCTTCACTGCCTAGACCAACGGAGAAAGATGCAACGGATGGAAGCCAACAAGAGGCCAATATGGATAATGCAAGTAATGAGGCCAAAGATACAGAAAGTGAAGACGTAAAAGATGACAAGGTTGAGAAGGAAGAGGAGAAGGGTGAAACAGATgcaaaggaggaggaggaagagaaaaGGGATGTGAAAGATGAGAATAAGGAGGAGGATGAGAAAGAATTAGGTGACAAAAATGTAAAGGATGAGAAAGAGGCTGAAAAAGTTGACGACGGCATTGTTGAAAAAGAGAAGGATCCGGTTCCAGAAGAGCTCCTTTTGCTTATTAACAAGTTCCTGACTTGGATAGATGATATCTGTTGCGAAGGCAGATCCAGGTGGGGAAAGGTGCCGGATGATGACGATTCGTTTTTAGACGCTGTGGATCAGATGGCCAAGATGAGGGAGTCTCTCTTATCTCTTTGTTCGATGGGACTCAAATTCGAAGAAAGGCACGGTGGTTTGATCAACCACCTTAGCGGCATTCAGCACCGAGCCATGGCTTATCTGGAAGAGGAATTCAGAGTCCTTCTAGAAGAATATAAAACCGAGCCTGATCATTGCACTCTAGGAGGAGCTGATCACAATCAAAACAGTAACAAAGATAACGCCGCTGGTAATAAAGGAAAGAGCGATCAAGACCCATCGCCGGAATCCGAGTCGACGGAAAATTTGAGTGGCGTGGTTGAATTCCCTGGCTATTCTCCGGAGGCAGTGTCCAATCTGAACAAAATAGCCAAGAAAATGATCTCAACTGGCTATGAATACGAGTGCTGCGAGGTGTACATCATTTCGAGAAGGCATGCATTCGACGACAACCTCCACAAGATTGGCTTACAAAAGCACAGCATCGACGACATACAGAGGATGCAATGGGAGGCTCTGGAGAGAGAGATCGGGTCGTGGGTCAAGGCATTAAAGCAATGCACCGCATTCTACTTTTCCGGCGAGCGAAAGCTGGCCGAGTCGGTGTTCTCCGAGCACCCATTGGTTTCGTCGTACCTTTTCAGCAATTTAAGCAGAGGAGTGATGATACAGCTCTTAAATTTTGCCGAAGGAATCGGAATGGCGAAAAGAGCGGCGGAAAAACTATTCAAGACGCTCGACATGTACGAGGCCGTGAAGGAAGTGATCCCTAAAATGGAGGAGCTTTTTCCGGAGGCGTGCGTCAAGGATGTCAAGACGGAGACCACGACGGTTCTGGCCCGGCTGGGAGAGGCAGCCATTTGTATATTCTGTGATTTGGAGAATTCTATTAAAGCTGAAACCGGTCGGAACCCAGTTCCCGGCGGCGCGGTCCACCCGTTGACCCGGTACACGATGAACTACCTGCGATATGCTTGTGAGTATAAAGATACGCTGGAGCTGGTGTTCAAGGAGCACGCCAAGATCGAGAGGACTGACTCGACGAGCAGGCCTGGGAGTCGCGACGACTACGACGCGGCCGAGACGTCGTTGGTGATAAGCAACGACGAGTCGCCGTTCTCGGTGCAGCTCGCGCGGGTGATGGCTCTGTTGGACTCGAACCTGGAGGCCAAGTCGAAGCTGTACAAGGACGTGGCATTGAGCTCGATTTTCATGATGAACAATGGTCGCTACATCTTGCAGAAGATCAGGGGCTCTCCCGAGATCAACGCATGCATGGGCGACACGTGGTGCCGGAAGAGGTCGTCGGAGCTGAGGCAGTACCACAAGAACTACCAGAGAGAGACGTGGAGTCGGCTGTTGAGTTTTTTAAGTCACGAGGGGCTGAGCAACCACGGCAAAGTGCAGAAGCCTGTGCTTAAGGAGAGGTTCAAGAGCTTCAACGCCATGTTTGATGAGATTCACAGGATGCAGAGCACGTGGGTCGTCAGTGACGAGCAGCTCCAGTCGGAGCTTAGGGTTTCAATATCGGCGGTGGTCATTCCGGCTTATCGGTCCTTCTTGGGGAGATTTGCGCAGGTGTTGGACCCGGGAAGGCAAACAGAGAAGTACATTAAGTTTCAGCCTGAAGATATAGAGACGTACATTGATGAGCTATTCGATGGCAACCCCAATTCCTCCATATTTAATAGGAAAAGACCTTGA